The following proteins come from a genomic window of Amphiura filiformis chromosome 16, Afil_fr2py, whole genome shotgun sequence:
- the LOC140136008 gene encoding large ribosomal subunit protein mL63-like: MWLTRMLLGHRYRHPKIPGRQYTGKRRKAIQLTSCMMRNVRKRLDIEEENARHLAIPYLTKAEEYGQREYEEQKRMNEFHKEFEKKRLEKMKPHRLISDHVGYLSQFTKWE, translated from the exons ATGTGGTTGACAAGAATGCTTCTGGGGCATCGTTATCGCCATCCTAAGATACCTGGAAGACAGTATACAGG AAAGCGACGTAAAGCGATACAACTGACCTCTTGCATGATGAGAAACGTACGGAAAAGATTAGATATAGAAGAAGAAAATGCAAGACATCTAGCTATACCCTACCTCACAAAG GCAGAAGAATACGGTCAGAGAGAATACGAAGAACAAAAGAGGATGAATGAGTTCCACAAagaatttgaaaagaaaagactAGAAAAAATGAAGCCCCACAGGTTAATATCGGACCATGTTGGATATTTATCACAATTCACGAAATGGGAATGA